The following coding sequences lie in one Capsicum annuum cultivar UCD-10X-F1 chromosome 5, UCD10Xv1.1, whole genome shotgun sequence genomic window:
- the LOC107871245 gene encoding GATA transcription factor 1, with protein sequence MKMEIMDTTCFMVDDDILNFSLDDEKYQTSCSSFESSNTIGFLPHDHHSHSFPDFVEEELEWLSNKDAFPAVEFDIFSDHIPSVIFDHHSPVSVLENSSTTTTSHSSCNINVKENAVMSRAPGILQVPVNHPVGARSKRRRRTAFAEWGNQVKLKNTTKQRLTLLSKPMTKAKKATSIGRRCQHCGVDKTPQWRGGPTGPKTLCNACGVRYKSGRLLPEYRPANSPTFSADLHSNSHRKVLEMRKQRIME encoded by the exons atgaaaatggaAATTATGGACACAACATGTTTTATGGTAGATGatgatattttaaatttctcaTTAGATGATGAAAAATACCAaacttcttgttcttcttttgaATCTTCAAATACCATTGGATTTCTTCCACATGATCATCATAGTCATTCATTTCCT GATTTTGTGGAGGAAGAATTGGAATGGCTTTCAAATAAAGATGCATTTCCAGCAGTTGAGTTTGACATATTCTCTGATCATATCCCTAGTGTCATATTTGATCACCATAGCCCAGTTTCAGTACTGGAAAATAGTAGCACCACCACGACGAGCCACAGCAGTTGCAACATAAATGTTAAAGAGAACGCGGTTATGAGCCGCGCCCCTGGGATCTTACAAGTCCCCGTTAACCATCCTGTTGGTGCACGGAGCAAGAGAAGGCGAAGAACCGCCTTTGCTGAGTGGGGAAACCAAGTGAAATTGAAGAACACTACTAAGCAAAGACTCACATTGCTCTCAAAACCAATGACCAAAGCTAAAAAAGCTACTAGCATTGGTAGGAGGTGCCAGCATTGTGGGGTCGACAAGACCCCACAATGGCGTGGGGGTCCTACGGGACCTAAGACGTTGTGCAACGCTTGTGGGGTCCGGTATAAGTCTGGAAGGTTGTTACCCGAGTATCGCCCAGCGAATAGTCCTACTTTTTCAGCGGATTTACATTCAAATTCTCATAGGAAAGTATTGGAGATGAGAAAGCAAAGGATTATGGAGTAG